In a genomic window of Punica granatum isolate Tunisia-2019 chromosome 6, ASM765513v2, whole genome shotgun sequence:
- the LOC116212005 gene encoding 40S ribosomal protein S27-2-like — translation MVLQNDVDLLNPPAELEKRKHKLKRLVQTPNSFFMGCFNITTVFSHSQTVVVCGNCQTVLCQPTGGRARLTEGSSFRRKGD, via the exons ATG GTGCTCCAAAACGACGTAGACTTGCTCAATCCTCCGGCGGAGCTCGAGAAGAGGAAGCACAAGCTCAAGCGGCTCGTTCAGACCCCAAACTCCTTCTTCATG GGCTGCTTCAACAT AACCACTGTCTTTAGCCACTCGCAGACGGTTGTAGTGTGCGGGAACTGTCAAACGGTGCTTTGCCAGCCAACTGGTGGGCGTGCAAGGCTCACGGAGGGCTCCTCCTTCAGGAGAAAGGGCGACTGA